In Fibrobacter sp., one genomic interval encodes:
- a CDS encoding fibrobacter succinogenes major paralogous domain-containing protein — protein MRASFALLAVLFAVLFTACSESFTDSRDGNTYNIIQIGSQTWMAENLDFETEGSVCPEGDARKCSEYGRLYTWTDAQKVCPEGWRLPDSTDFATLVASAGGAEVAGQSLKSTSGWFKKGNGSDALGFNAFPAGYRGAVYKNEEGGMEGGKYDGIGGYAYFWSATAAPDDFAYYLFLDFSSKSASVNAFPKGDFRSVRCVSAAQ, from the coding sequence ATGCGTGCCTCTTTTGCCTTACTCGCTGTTCTTTTCGCCGTCCTTTTCACGGCATGTTCCGAATCTTTTACCGATTCTCGCGACGGTAATACATATAACATAATTCAAATCGGTTCGCAGACATGGATGGCCGAGAACCTGGATTTCGAAACTGAGGGCAGCGTGTGCCCAGAGGGCGACGCTCGCAAGTGTTCCGAATACGGGCGGCTCTACACCTGGACGGATGCGCAGAAAGTATGCCCCGAAGGCTGGCGGTTGCCCGACAGTACGGATTTCGCGACACTCGTAGCAAGCGCCGGTGGCGCAGAGGTTGCTGGCCAATCGCTCAAGTCAACGAGTGGCTGGTTCAAGAAGGGGAACGGTTCCGATGCGCTCGGCTTCAATGCTTTCCCTGCGGGCTATCGCGGCGCGGTCTATAAAAATGAGGAAGGCGGAATGGAGGGCGGCAAGTACGACGGCATCGGCGGCTACGCCTACTTCTGGAGCGCGACTGCCGCTCCGGATGATTTCGCCTACTACCTGTTCCTCGATTTCAGCAGCAAATCCGCGAGCGTGAACGCATTCCCCAAGGGCGACTTCCGTTCGGTGCGCTGCGTTTCGGCTGCGCAGTAA
- a CDS encoding glycoside hydrolase family 11 protein has translation MKKNIVGLGIALTMGLATTVYADRCPNAWPAEGENYASGTIDGTNYSYEVWRDGYNAYLECYDDGSYLVYSKAADAIVRFGPKFDEPKTFDQHGNFAADYKFRTKGGGFGTPYFLVGIQGNTTEPKTEFYIIDYWIIRDTADTSTFGTRLGEFTVDGDTYDIWQNTANNYLGVQGNTSFKQYFSIRRTVRDSGHIDITAHFKKWEELDLKLGKITDVMALVEGYKGQSSINYFQIDYFNITETADTTGTTAISRRASMPVLKGDYRVFDMQGRYLGTSEQKLSPAVRTVKKR, from the coding sequence ATGAAGAAGAATATAGTGGGTTTAGGAATCGCCCTCACCATGGGCTTGGCTACGACTGTCTATGCGGATAGGTGCCCTAACGCATGGCCCGCGGAGGGCGAAAACTACGCCTCCGGCACGATAGACGGTACAAACTACAGTTACGAAGTCTGGCGCGATGGCTACAATGCTTATTTGGAGTGCTACGATGATGGAAGCTACTTAGTTTACTCCAAGGCCGCGGACGCTATCGTGCGCTTTGGTCCCAAGTTCGACGAGCCAAAGACCTTCGACCAGCATGGCAACTTTGCGGCGGACTACAAGTTTCGCACAAAAGGCGGCGGCTTCGGCACCCCCTATTTTCTGGTTGGCATCCAAGGCAATACCACCGAGCCGAAAACCGAATTTTATATCATAGACTACTGGATAATCAGAGATACAGCCGACACATCCACTTTCGGAACCAGGCTCGGCGAATTCACCGTCGATGGCGACACCTACGACATCTGGCAGAACACCGCCAACAACTACTTGGGCGTCCAGGGCAACACCTCGTTCAAGCAGTATTTCAGCATTCGCCGCACCGTACGCGACAGCGGCCACATCGACATTACCGCCCACTTCAAAAAATGGGAAGAACTCGACCTCAAGCTGGGCAAGATAACCGATGTCATGGCGCTTGTGGAAGGGTATAAGGGGCAGAGTTCCATCAACTATTTTCAAATTGACTACTTCAACATCACCGAAACGGCAGACACTACCGGCACCACGGCCATTTCAAGGCGCGCGAGCATGCCCGTCTTGAAGGGTGATTACCGCGTGTTCGACATGCAAGGCCGATACCTCGGCACAAGCGAACAGAAGCTCAGCCCCGCCGTCAGGACCGTGAAGAAGCGGTAA
- a CDS encoding ACT domain-containing protein, producing KLFTALADNKVNVRIIDQGSSQINIITGVDEADTEKAIKAIYGAFVK from the coding sequence AAGCTCTTCACCGCTCTCGCCGACAACAAGGTGAACGTCCGCATCATCGACCAGGGTTCTTCGCAGATCAACATCATCACCGGTGTTGACGAAGCCGATACCGAGAAGGCCATCAAGGCCATCTACGGCGCCTTCGTGAAGTAA